The proteins below come from a single Takifugu rubripes chromosome 10, fTakRub1.2, whole genome shotgun sequence genomic window:
- the slc4a2b gene encoding anion exchange protein 2b isoform X2, whose amino-acid sequence MSSPNATKPTLASGIHSPDAPAVSSLHGTARRDEEDDGDLNKALGVQRFQQILSPAAAVPDEQLHNYHEEDIEYHRHSSHHIHRPLSKLPSEGRRKKGNKKRRKDKHHKSSHAAPSSPVEEGEEEEEEEEEEEVTDAPSSPSESDRPRDVEFFLSDDDRVVKHGRGSGHSAREQDIASQSGEGDASSTDKSTSPEASSSAPQLVPAEHPPLTRVSSRSYDLQERRRTGNMTGAEQAKYQRIPTDETEAQTLASADLDGIKSHRFEDVPGVRRHLVRKSTKGQIVHIGKDHKEPTTRARKQDRTPHEVFVELNELTMDKNQELQWKETARWIKFEEDVEEETDRWGKPHVASLSFRSLLELRKTISHGAVLLDLDQKTLPGIAHQVVEQMIISDQIKAEDRANVLRALLLKHSHPSDEKEHNSHFPRNISAASLGSLVTHHHNANHAHQPEPSVTDPLMGGGHAVGETDIHIDVEKNDVQQKEPAVVSGMHRSKSKHELKLLEKIPENAEATVVLVGCVDFLEQPTMAFVRLQEAVELESVLEVPVPVRFLFVLLGPPNSSMDYHQIGRSISTLMSDKRFHEAAYLADDRHDLLNAINSFLDCSIVLPPSEVGGDELLRSVARFQREMLRKREELEVKLLAKEPKSLKDKEALLTPLKKSDDPLERTRRPFGGLVRDVRRRYPKYLSDFKDALNSQCMAAVIFIYFAALSPAITFGGLLGEKTDGLIGVSELIVSTAVQGVIFCLLGAQPLLIVGFSGPLLVFEEAFYSFCKANNMEYLTGRVWIGFWLIIIVTLTVAFEGSFLVRFVSRFTQEIFSFLISLIFICETFIKLGRIFKEHPLKRCSVDNGTDGNVTVENVTSLLNNDTQPAAVTTLGEPNTALLSLVLMAGTFFIAFYLRKFKNSAFFPGRLRRVIGDFGVPIAILIMVLVAYNLSDTFIQKLSVPRGFSVTTPAKRGWLIHPLGSDGNFPIWMMFACCLPALLVFILIFMETQITTLIVSKKERMLVKGSGFHLDLLLIVVLGGTSAVFGLPWMAAATVRSVTHVNALTVMSKAVAPGDKPRIQEVKEQRVTGLLVSILVGLSIVIGDLLRQIPLAVLFGIFLYMGVMSLNGIQLTERMMLLLMPPKYHPDHSYVRKVRTLRMHMFTCIQVVCLAVLWAVMSTQASLAFPFVLILTVPVKMFLLPRIFTAREMACLDADDAEPKFDERECQDEYSEMRMPV is encoded by the exons ATGAGCAGCCCCAACGCTACCAAACCCACATTGGCATCGGGAATTCACAGT CCAGATGCGCCCGCCGTCTCATCGCTACACGGGACTGCGCGCCGTGACGAGGAAGACGATGGCGACCTGAACAAGGCTTTGGGTGTCCAGCGCTTCCAGCAGATCCTCAGCCCTGCTGCCGCAGTACCTGATGAGCAGCTGCACAACTACCATGAGGAGGACATCGAGT ACCACCGTCACTCCTCCCACCACATCCACCGCCCCCTGTCCAAGCTGCCCTCTGAGGGCCGCCGGAAGAAGGGCAACAAGAAGCGGAGGAAGGACAAACATCACAAAAGCAGCCATGCTGCTCCCAGCAGCCccgtggaggagggagaggaggaagaggaggaagaagaggaggaggaggtgactgACGCACCGTCTTCCCCCTCTGAGtcagacagacccagagatgTGGAG TTCTTTCTCTCCGATGACGACCGCGTGGTCAAACATGGCAGAGGGAGTGGCCACTCGGCCCGCGAGCAGGATATTGCATCCCAGTCCGGGGAGGGAGACGCGTCCTCCACAGA CAAATCGACCTCACCGGAGGCCTCCAGCTCCGCCCCTCAGCTGGTGCCAGCCGAACATCCGCCGCTCACCCGGGTCTCCTCCCGCAGCTACGACCTGCAAGAGCGGAGGCGCACAGGCAACATGACGGGCGCCGAGCAGGCCAAGTACCAGCGGATCCCCACAGACGAGACCGAGGCTCAAACGCTGGCGTCCGCCGACCTGGACGGCATCAAGA GCCACCGTTTTGAAGATGTTCCTGGCGTGCGCAGACACCTGGTCAGAAAGAGCACCAAGGGACAAATTGTACACATCGGCAAGGACCACAAAGAACCCACCACCCGCGCCCGGAAGCAGGACCGGACCCCACATGAG GTGTTTGTGGAGCTGAATGAGCTGACGATGGACAAGAACCAAGAGCTGCAGTGGAAGGAGACGGCCCGATGGATCAAGTTTGAGGAAGATGTTGAGGAGGAGACCGACCGTTGGGGGAAACCTCACGTGGCCTCACTGTCCTTCCGCAGTTTGTTGGAGCTGCGCAAAACCATCTCACATG GTGCGGTACTGTTGGACCTGGACCAGAAGACCCTGCCTGGCATCGCCCACCAGGTGGTGGAGCAGATGATCATCTCTGACCAGATCAAAGCCGAGGATCGGGCCAACGTCCTAAGAGCCCTGCTGCTGAAACACAG TCACCCGAGCGATGAAAAGGAGCACAATAGTCATTTTCCCAGGAACATCTCAGCGGCCAGCCTGGGCAGCCTGGTAACCCACCACCACAACGCCAACCACGCCCACCAGCCGGAGCCATCGGTGACCGACCCGCTCATGGGCGGCGGCCACGCCGTGGGGGAGACGGACATACACATCGACGTGGAAAAGAACGACGTGCAG cagaaggagccgGCGGTGGTCTCTGGGATGCATCGATCCAAATCCAAAcatgagctgaagctgctggagaagatTCCTGAAAACGCTGAAGCCACTGTGGTCCTCGTGG gctgcgTGGACTTCCTGGAGCAGCCCACCATGGCGTTTGTGCGGCTGCAGGAGGCGGTGGAGCTGGAGTCCGTTCTGGAAGTTCCCGTGCCAGTCCGATTCCTCTTTGTCCTGCTGGGTCCTCCCAACTCCAGCATGGACTACCACCAGATCGGACGCTCCATCTCCACACTCATGTCTGACAAG CGATTCCATGAGGCGGCCTACCTGGCCGACGACAGGCACGACCTTCTGAATGCCATCAACAGCTTCCTGGACTGCAGCATCGTGCTGCCGCCCTCAGAGGTGGGGGGCGACGAGCTGCTGCGCTCCGTGGCGCGCTTTCAGAGGGAAATGCTGCGCaagagggaggagctggaggtcaaacTCTTGGCCAAGGAGCCCAAAAGCCTGAAAGATAAAG AAGCCCTCCTCACACCCTTGAAGAAGTCGGACGATCCTTTGGAGCGCACCAGACGCCCGTTCGGCGGACTCGTTCGTGATGTGCGGCGGCGCTACCCGAAGTACCTGAGCGACTTCAAGGACGCCCTGAACAGCCAGTGCATGGCTGCCGTCATCTTCATCTACTTTGCCGCTCTTTCGCCGGCCATAACGTTCGGGGGGCTGCTAG GCGAGAAGACGGACGGGCTAATTGGTGTTTCCGAGCTGATCGTGTCAACAGCGGTGCAGGGGGTCATCTTCTGCTTGCTCGGTGCACAGCCGTTACTTATTGTGGGCTTCTCAGGACCCCTGCTGGTTTTTGAAGAAGCCTTTTACAGT TTCTGCAAAGCAAACAATATGGAGTACCTGACGGGCCGAGTCTGGATCGGGTTCTGGCTCATCATCATCGTGACCCTGACGGTGGCCTTCGAGGGGAGCTTCCTGGTCCGCTTCGTTTCCCGCTTCACCCAGGAGatcttctccttcctcatctccctcatcttcatctgcgAAACCTTCATCAAGCTCGGCAGG atTTTCAAGGAGCATCCGTTGAAGCGCTGCTCCGTGGACAACGGCACGGACGGGAACGTCACGGTGGAGAATGTCACGTCCCTGCTGAACAACGACACCCAGCCCGCGGCGGTGACGACCCTCGGCGAGCCCAACACCGCGCTGCTGTCGCTGGTTCTCATGGCCGGAACCTTTTTTATCGCTTTCTACCTGCGCAAGTTCAAAAACAGCGCGTTCTTTCCTGGAAGG TTGCGCAGGGTAATTGGAGATTTTGGTGTTCCGATTGCAATCCTCATCATGGTCCTGGTGGCTTACAACCTCAGCGACACCTTCATTCAG AAACTCAGTGTTCCCAGAGGCTTCTCCGTGACGACTCCTGCCAAACGCGGCTGGCTCATCCACCCTCTGGGCTCAGACGGCAACTTCCCCATCTGGATGATGTTCGCCTGCTGTTTACCGGCTCTGCtggtcttcatcctcatcttcatggAGACTCAGATCACCAC TCTGATTGTGAGTAAGAAGGAGCGGATGCTGGTGAAGGGTTCCGGTTTCcatctggacctgctgctgatcGTGGTCCTGGGCGGCACCTCGGCTGTCTTCGGCCTGCCGTGGATGGCCGCTGCGACCGTCCGTTCGGTGACCCACGTCAACGCCCTCACCGTCATGAGCAAGGCCGTCGCCCCCGGAGACAAGCCTCGCATCCAGGAGGTGAAAGAGCAGCGGGTCACCGGGCTGCTGGTGTCCATCTTGGTTG GTTTGTCTATCGTCATTGGCGACCTGCTGCGTCAGATCCCCCTGGCAGTGTTGTTCGGCATCTTCCTGTACATGGGTGTGATGTCCCTCAACGGCATCCAGCTAACGGAGCGGATGATGCTACTGCTGATGCCTCCAAAGTATCACCCAGATCACTCCTACGTACGCAAG gtgcGCACGCTGCGGATGCACATGTTCACCTGCATCCAGGTGGTGTGTCTGGCCGTCCTGTGGGCCGTCATGTCCACTCAGGCTTCTCTAGCTTTTCCATTCGTCCTCATTCTCACCGTTCCTGTAAAAATGTTCCTGCTGCCCCGCATCTTCACAGCCAGAGAGATGGCATGC CTCGATGCAGACGACGCGGAGCCAAAGTTTGATGAGCGCGAGTGTCAAGACGAGTACTCGGAGATGCGCATGCCTGTGTAA
- the slc4a2b gene encoding anion exchange protein 2b isoform X1, with protein MSSPNATKPTLASGIHSPDAPAVSSLHGTARRDEEDDGDLNKALGVQRFQQILSPAAAVPDEQLHNYHEEDIEYHRHSSHHIHRPLSKLPSEGRRKKGNKKRRKDKHHKSSHAAPSSPVEEGEEEEEEEEEEEVTDAPSSPSESDRPRDVEFFLSDDDRVVKHGRGSGHSAREQDIASQSGEGDASSTDKSTSPEASSSAPQLVPAEHPPLTRVSSRSYDLQERRRTGNMTGAEQAKYQRIPTDETEAQTLASADLDGIKSHRFEDVPGVRRHLVRKSTKGQIVHIGKDHKEPTTRARKQDRTPHEVFVELNELTMDKNQELQWKETARWIKFEEDVEEETDRWGKPHVASLSFRSLLELRKTISHGAVLLDLDQKTLPGIAHQVVEQMIISDQIKAEDRANVLRALLLKHSHPSDEKEHNSHFPRNISAASLGSLVTHHHNANHAHQPEPSVTDPLMGGGHAVGETDIHIDVEKNDVQQQKEPAVVSGMHRSKSKHELKLLEKIPENAEATVVLVGCVDFLEQPTMAFVRLQEAVELESVLEVPVPVRFLFVLLGPPNSSMDYHQIGRSISTLMSDKRFHEAAYLADDRHDLLNAINSFLDCSIVLPPSEVGGDELLRSVARFQREMLRKREELEVKLLAKEPKSLKDKEALLTPLKKSDDPLERTRRPFGGLVRDVRRRYPKYLSDFKDALNSQCMAAVIFIYFAALSPAITFGGLLGEKTDGLIGVSELIVSTAVQGVIFCLLGAQPLLIVGFSGPLLVFEEAFYSFCKANNMEYLTGRVWIGFWLIIIVTLTVAFEGSFLVRFVSRFTQEIFSFLISLIFICETFIKLGRIFKEHPLKRCSVDNGTDGNVTVENVTSLLNNDTQPAAVTTLGEPNTALLSLVLMAGTFFIAFYLRKFKNSAFFPGRLRRVIGDFGVPIAILIMVLVAYNLSDTFIQKLSVPRGFSVTTPAKRGWLIHPLGSDGNFPIWMMFACCLPALLVFILIFMETQITTLIVSKKERMLVKGSGFHLDLLLIVVLGGTSAVFGLPWMAAATVRSVTHVNALTVMSKAVAPGDKPRIQEVKEQRVTGLLVSILVGLSIVIGDLLRQIPLAVLFGIFLYMGVMSLNGIQLTERMMLLLMPPKYHPDHSYVRKVRTLRMHMFTCIQVVCLAVLWAVMSTQASLAFPFVLILTVPVKMFLLPRIFTAREMACLDADDAEPKFDERECQDEYSEMRMPV; from the exons ATGAGCAGCCCCAACGCTACCAAACCCACATTGGCATCGGGAATTCACAGT CCAGATGCGCCCGCCGTCTCATCGCTACACGGGACTGCGCGCCGTGACGAGGAAGACGATGGCGACCTGAACAAGGCTTTGGGTGTCCAGCGCTTCCAGCAGATCCTCAGCCCTGCTGCCGCAGTACCTGATGAGCAGCTGCACAACTACCATGAGGAGGACATCGAGT ACCACCGTCACTCCTCCCACCACATCCACCGCCCCCTGTCCAAGCTGCCCTCTGAGGGCCGCCGGAAGAAGGGCAACAAGAAGCGGAGGAAGGACAAACATCACAAAAGCAGCCATGCTGCTCCCAGCAGCCccgtggaggagggagaggaggaagaggaggaagaagaggaggaggaggtgactgACGCACCGTCTTCCCCCTCTGAGtcagacagacccagagatgTGGAG TTCTTTCTCTCCGATGACGACCGCGTGGTCAAACATGGCAGAGGGAGTGGCCACTCGGCCCGCGAGCAGGATATTGCATCCCAGTCCGGGGAGGGAGACGCGTCCTCCACAGA CAAATCGACCTCACCGGAGGCCTCCAGCTCCGCCCCTCAGCTGGTGCCAGCCGAACATCCGCCGCTCACCCGGGTCTCCTCCCGCAGCTACGACCTGCAAGAGCGGAGGCGCACAGGCAACATGACGGGCGCCGAGCAGGCCAAGTACCAGCGGATCCCCACAGACGAGACCGAGGCTCAAACGCTGGCGTCCGCCGACCTGGACGGCATCAAGA GCCACCGTTTTGAAGATGTTCCTGGCGTGCGCAGACACCTGGTCAGAAAGAGCACCAAGGGACAAATTGTACACATCGGCAAGGACCACAAAGAACCCACCACCCGCGCCCGGAAGCAGGACCGGACCCCACATGAG GTGTTTGTGGAGCTGAATGAGCTGACGATGGACAAGAACCAAGAGCTGCAGTGGAAGGAGACGGCCCGATGGATCAAGTTTGAGGAAGATGTTGAGGAGGAGACCGACCGTTGGGGGAAACCTCACGTGGCCTCACTGTCCTTCCGCAGTTTGTTGGAGCTGCGCAAAACCATCTCACATG GTGCGGTACTGTTGGACCTGGACCAGAAGACCCTGCCTGGCATCGCCCACCAGGTGGTGGAGCAGATGATCATCTCTGACCAGATCAAAGCCGAGGATCGGGCCAACGTCCTAAGAGCCCTGCTGCTGAAACACAG TCACCCGAGCGATGAAAAGGAGCACAATAGTCATTTTCCCAGGAACATCTCAGCGGCCAGCCTGGGCAGCCTGGTAACCCACCACCACAACGCCAACCACGCCCACCAGCCGGAGCCATCGGTGACCGACCCGCTCATGGGCGGCGGCCACGCCGTGGGGGAGACGGACATACACATCGACGTGGAAAAGAACGACGTGCAG cagcagaaggagccgGCGGTGGTCTCTGGGATGCATCGATCCAAATCCAAAcatgagctgaagctgctggagaagatTCCTGAAAACGCTGAAGCCACTGTGGTCCTCGTGG gctgcgTGGACTTCCTGGAGCAGCCCACCATGGCGTTTGTGCGGCTGCAGGAGGCGGTGGAGCTGGAGTCCGTTCTGGAAGTTCCCGTGCCAGTCCGATTCCTCTTTGTCCTGCTGGGTCCTCCCAACTCCAGCATGGACTACCACCAGATCGGACGCTCCATCTCCACACTCATGTCTGACAAG CGATTCCATGAGGCGGCCTACCTGGCCGACGACAGGCACGACCTTCTGAATGCCATCAACAGCTTCCTGGACTGCAGCATCGTGCTGCCGCCCTCAGAGGTGGGGGGCGACGAGCTGCTGCGCTCCGTGGCGCGCTTTCAGAGGGAAATGCTGCGCaagagggaggagctggaggtcaaacTCTTGGCCAAGGAGCCCAAAAGCCTGAAAGATAAAG AAGCCCTCCTCACACCCTTGAAGAAGTCGGACGATCCTTTGGAGCGCACCAGACGCCCGTTCGGCGGACTCGTTCGTGATGTGCGGCGGCGCTACCCGAAGTACCTGAGCGACTTCAAGGACGCCCTGAACAGCCAGTGCATGGCTGCCGTCATCTTCATCTACTTTGCCGCTCTTTCGCCGGCCATAACGTTCGGGGGGCTGCTAG GCGAGAAGACGGACGGGCTAATTGGTGTTTCCGAGCTGATCGTGTCAACAGCGGTGCAGGGGGTCATCTTCTGCTTGCTCGGTGCACAGCCGTTACTTATTGTGGGCTTCTCAGGACCCCTGCTGGTTTTTGAAGAAGCCTTTTACAGT TTCTGCAAAGCAAACAATATGGAGTACCTGACGGGCCGAGTCTGGATCGGGTTCTGGCTCATCATCATCGTGACCCTGACGGTGGCCTTCGAGGGGAGCTTCCTGGTCCGCTTCGTTTCCCGCTTCACCCAGGAGatcttctccttcctcatctccctcatcttcatctgcgAAACCTTCATCAAGCTCGGCAGG atTTTCAAGGAGCATCCGTTGAAGCGCTGCTCCGTGGACAACGGCACGGACGGGAACGTCACGGTGGAGAATGTCACGTCCCTGCTGAACAACGACACCCAGCCCGCGGCGGTGACGACCCTCGGCGAGCCCAACACCGCGCTGCTGTCGCTGGTTCTCATGGCCGGAACCTTTTTTATCGCTTTCTACCTGCGCAAGTTCAAAAACAGCGCGTTCTTTCCTGGAAGG TTGCGCAGGGTAATTGGAGATTTTGGTGTTCCGATTGCAATCCTCATCATGGTCCTGGTGGCTTACAACCTCAGCGACACCTTCATTCAG AAACTCAGTGTTCCCAGAGGCTTCTCCGTGACGACTCCTGCCAAACGCGGCTGGCTCATCCACCCTCTGGGCTCAGACGGCAACTTCCCCATCTGGATGATGTTCGCCTGCTGTTTACCGGCTCTGCtggtcttcatcctcatcttcatggAGACTCAGATCACCAC TCTGATTGTGAGTAAGAAGGAGCGGATGCTGGTGAAGGGTTCCGGTTTCcatctggacctgctgctgatcGTGGTCCTGGGCGGCACCTCGGCTGTCTTCGGCCTGCCGTGGATGGCCGCTGCGACCGTCCGTTCGGTGACCCACGTCAACGCCCTCACCGTCATGAGCAAGGCCGTCGCCCCCGGAGACAAGCCTCGCATCCAGGAGGTGAAAGAGCAGCGGGTCACCGGGCTGCTGGTGTCCATCTTGGTTG GTTTGTCTATCGTCATTGGCGACCTGCTGCGTCAGATCCCCCTGGCAGTGTTGTTCGGCATCTTCCTGTACATGGGTGTGATGTCCCTCAACGGCATCCAGCTAACGGAGCGGATGATGCTACTGCTGATGCCTCCAAAGTATCACCCAGATCACTCCTACGTACGCAAG gtgcGCACGCTGCGGATGCACATGTTCACCTGCATCCAGGTGGTGTGTCTGGCCGTCCTGTGGGCCGTCATGTCCACTCAGGCTTCTCTAGCTTTTCCATTCGTCCTCATTCTCACCGTTCCTGTAAAAATGTTCCTGCTGCCCCGCATCTTCACAGCCAGAGAGATGGCATGC CTCGATGCAGACGACGCGGAGCCAAAGTTTGATGAGCGCGAGTGTCAAGACGAGTACTCGGAGATGCGCATGCCTGTGTAA
- the slc4a2b gene encoding anion exchange protein 2b isoform X3, with protein sequence MDYLYAFKPDAPAVSSLHGTARRDEEDDGDLNKALGVQRFQQILSPAAAVPDEQLHNYHEEDIEYHRHSSHHIHRPLSKLPSEGRRKKGNKKRRKDKHHKSSHAAPSSPVEEGEEEEEEEEEEEVTDAPSSPSESDRPRDVEFFLSDDDRVVKHGRGSGHSAREQDIASQSGEGDASSTDKSTSPEASSSAPQLVPAEHPPLTRVSSRSYDLQERRRTGNMTGAEQAKYQRIPTDETEAQTLASADLDGIKSHRFEDVPGVRRHLVRKSTKGQIVHIGKDHKEPTTRARKQDRTPHEVFVELNELTMDKNQELQWKETARWIKFEEDVEEETDRWGKPHVASLSFRSLLELRKTISHGAVLLDLDQKTLPGIAHQVVEQMIISDQIKAEDRANVLRALLLKHSHPSDEKEHNSHFPRNISAASLGSLVTHHHNANHAHQPEPSVTDPLMGGGHAVGETDIHIDVEKNDVQQQKEPAVVSGMHRSKSKHELKLLEKIPENAEATVVLVGCVDFLEQPTMAFVRLQEAVELESVLEVPVPVRFLFVLLGPPNSSMDYHQIGRSISTLMSDKRFHEAAYLADDRHDLLNAINSFLDCSIVLPPSEVGGDELLRSVARFQREMLRKREELEVKLLAKEPKSLKDKEALLTPLKKSDDPLERTRRPFGGLVRDVRRRYPKYLSDFKDALNSQCMAAVIFIYFAALSPAITFGGLLGEKTDGLIGVSELIVSTAVQGVIFCLLGAQPLLIVGFSGPLLVFEEAFYSFCKANNMEYLTGRVWIGFWLIIIVTLTVAFEGSFLVRFVSRFTQEIFSFLISLIFICETFIKLGRIFKEHPLKRCSVDNGTDGNVTVENVTSLLNNDTQPAAVTTLGEPNTALLSLVLMAGTFFIAFYLRKFKNSAFFPGRLRRVIGDFGVPIAILIMVLVAYNLSDTFIQKLSVPRGFSVTTPAKRGWLIHPLGSDGNFPIWMMFACCLPALLVFILIFMETQITTLIVSKKERMLVKGSGFHLDLLLIVVLGGTSAVFGLPWMAAATVRSVTHVNALTVMSKAVAPGDKPRIQEVKEQRVTGLLVSILVGLSIVIGDLLRQIPLAVLFGIFLYMGVMSLNGIQLTERMMLLLMPPKYHPDHSYVRKVRTLRMHMFTCIQVVCLAVLWAVMSTQASLAFPFVLILTVPVKMFLLPRIFTAREMACLDADDAEPKFDERECQDEYSEMRMPV encoded by the exons ATGGACTATCTGTATGCATTTAAG CCAGATGCGCCCGCCGTCTCATCGCTACACGGGACTGCGCGCCGTGACGAGGAAGACGATGGCGACCTGAACAAGGCTTTGGGTGTCCAGCGCTTCCAGCAGATCCTCAGCCCTGCTGCCGCAGTACCTGATGAGCAGCTGCACAACTACCATGAGGAGGACATCGAGT ACCACCGTCACTCCTCCCACCACATCCACCGCCCCCTGTCCAAGCTGCCCTCTGAGGGCCGCCGGAAGAAGGGCAACAAGAAGCGGAGGAAGGACAAACATCACAAAAGCAGCCATGCTGCTCCCAGCAGCCccgtggaggagggagaggaggaagaggaggaagaagaggaggaggaggtgactgACGCACCGTCTTCCCCCTCTGAGtcagacagacccagagatgTGGAG TTCTTTCTCTCCGATGACGACCGCGTGGTCAAACATGGCAGAGGGAGTGGCCACTCGGCCCGCGAGCAGGATATTGCATCCCAGTCCGGGGAGGGAGACGCGTCCTCCACAGA CAAATCGACCTCACCGGAGGCCTCCAGCTCCGCCCCTCAGCTGGTGCCAGCCGAACATCCGCCGCTCACCCGGGTCTCCTCCCGCAGCTACGACCTGCAAGAGCGGAGGCGCACAGGCAACATGACGGGCGCCGAGCAGGCCAAGTACCAGCGGATCCCCACAGACGAGACCGAGGCTCAAACGCTGGCGTCCGCCGACCTGGACGGCATCAAGA GCCACCGTTTTGAAGATGTTCCTGGCGTGCGCAGACACCTGGTCAGAAAGAGCACCAAGGGACAAATTGTACACATCGGCAAGGACCACAAAGAACCCACCACCCGCGCCCGGAAGCAGGACCGGACCCCACATGAG GTGTTTGTGGAGCTGAATGAGCTGACGATGGACAAGAACCAAGAGCTGCAGTGGAAGGAGACGGCCCGATGGATCAAGTTTGAGGAAGATGTTGAGGAGGAGACCGACCGTTGGGGGAAACCTCACGTGGCCTCACTGTCCTTCCGCAGTTTGTTGGAGCTGCGCAAAACCATCTCACATG GTGCGGTACTGTTGGACCTGGACCAGAAGACCCTGCCTGGCATCGCCCACCAGGTGGTGGAGCAGATGATCATCTCTGACCAGATCAAAGCCGAGGATCGGGCCAACGTCCTAAGAGCCCTGCTGCTGAAACACAG TCACCCGAGCGATGAAAAGGAGCACAATAGTCATTTTCCCAGGAACATCTCAGCGGCCAGCCTGGGCAGCCTGGTAACCCACCACCACAACGCCAACCACGCCCACCAGCCGGAGCCATCGGTGACCGACCCGCTCATGGGCGGCGGCCACGCCGTGGGGGAGACGGACATACACATCGACGTGGAAAAGAACGACGTGCAG cagcagaaggagccgGCGGTGGTCTCTGGGATGCATCGATCCAAATCCAAAcatgagctgaagctgctggagaagatTCCTGAAAACGCTGAAGCCACTGTGGTCCTCGTGG gctgcgTGGACTTCCTGGAGCAGCCCACCATGGCGTTTGTGCGGCTGCAGGAGGCGGTGGAGCTGGAGTCCGTTCTGGAAGTTCCCGTGCCAGTCCGATTCCTCTTTGTCCTGCTGGGTCCTCCCAACTCCAGCATGGACTACCACCAGATCGGACGCTCCATCTCCACACTCATGTCTGACAAG CGATTCCATGAGGCGGCCTACCTGGCCGACGACAGGCACGACCTTCTGAATGCCATCAACAGCTTCCTGGACTGCAGCATCGTGCTGCCGCCCTCAGAGGTGGGGGGCGACGAGCTGCTGCGCTCCGTGGCGCGCTTTCAGAGGGAAATGCTGCGCaagagggaggagctggaggtcaaacTCTTGGCCAAGGAGCCCAAAAGCCTGAAAGATAAAG AAGCCCTCCTCACACCCTTGAAGAAGTCGGACGATCCTTTGGAGCGCACCAGACGCCCGTTCGGCGGACTCGTTCGTGATGTGCGGCGGCGCTACCCGAAGTACCTGAGCGACTTCAAGGACGCCCTGAACAGCCAGTGCATGGCTGCCGTCATCTTCATCTACTTTGCCGCTCTTTCGCCGGCCATAACGTTCGGGGGGCTGCTAG GCGAGAAGACGGACGGGCTAATTGGTGTTTCCGAGCTGATCGTGTCAACAGCGGTGCAGGGGGTCATCTTCTGCTTGCTCGGTGCACAGCCGTTACTTATTGTGGGCTTCTCAGGACCCCTGCTGGTTTTTGAAGAAGCCTTTTACAGT TTCTGCAAAGCAAACAATATGGAGTACCTGACGGGCCGAGTCTGGATCGGGTTCTGGCTCATCATCATCGTGACCCTGACGGTGGCCTTCGAGGGGAGCTTCCTGGTCCGCTTCGTTTCCCGCTTCACCCAGGAGatcttctccttcctcatctccctcatcttcatctgcgAAACCTTCATCAAGCTCGGCAGG atTTTCAAGGAGCATCCGTTGAAGCGCTGCTCCGTGGACAACGGCACGGACGGGAACGTCACGGTGGAGAATGTCACGTCCCTGCTGAACAACGACACCCAGCCCGCGGCGGTGACGACCCTCGGCGAGCCCAACACCGCGCTGCTGTCGCTGGTTCTCATGGCCGGAACCTTTTTTATCGCTTTCTACCTGCGCAAGTTCAAAAACAGCGCGTTCTTTCCTGGAAGG TTGCGCAGGGTAATTGGAGATTTTGGTGTTCCGATTGCAATCCTCATCATGGTCCTGGTGGCTTACAACCTCAGCGACACCTTCATTCAG AAACTCAGTGTTCCCAGAGGCTTCTCCGTGACGACTCCTGCCAAACGCGGCTGGCTCATCCACCCTCTGGGCTCAGACGGCAACTTCCCCATCTGGATGATGTTCGCCTGCTGTTTACCGGCTCTGCtggtcttcatcctcatcttcatggAGACTCAGATCACCAC TCTGATTGTGAGTAAGAAGGAGCGGATGCTGGTGAAGGGTTCCGGTTTCcatctggacctgctgctgatcGTGGTCCTGGGCGGCACCTCGGCTGTCTTCGGCCTGCCGTGGATGGCCGCTGCGACCGTCCGTTCGGTGACCCACGTCAACGCCCTCACCGTCATGAGCAAGGCCGTCGCCCCCGGAGACAAGCCTCGCATCCAGGAGGTGAAAGAGCAGCGGGTCACCGGGCTGCTGGTGTCCATCTTGGTTG GTTTGTCTATCGTCATTGGCGACCTGCTGCGTCAGATCCCCCTGGCAGTGTTGTTCGGCATCTTCCTGTACATGGGTGTGATGTCCCTCAACGGCATCCAGCTAACGGAGCGGATGATGCTACTGCTGATGCCTCCAAAGTATCACCCAGATCACTCCTACGTACGCAAG gtgcGCACGCTGCGGATGCACATGTTCACCTGCATCCAGGTGGTGTGTCTGGCCGTCCTGTGGGCCGTCATGTCCACTCAGGCTTCTCTAGCTTTTCCATTCGTCCTCATTCTCACCGTTCCTGTAAAAATGTTCCTGCTGCCCCGCATCTTCACAGCCAGAGAGATGGCATGC CTCGATGCAGACGACGCGGAGCCAAAGTTTGATGAGCGCGAGTGTCAAGACGAGTACTCGGAGATGCGCATGCCTGTGTAA